The following coding sequences are from one Cyanobacteriota bacterium window:
- a CDS encoding class I SAM-dependent methyltransferase, with protein sequence MKSFQEGYKLAPDMSVLDVGCGKGFMLYDLRQLMSELTIAGIDISQYAIKHSKGEVRLFYRLETLKPSLVEPDSPDLQAYG encoded by the coding sequence GTGAAATCTTTCCAAGAAGGTTACAAGTTGGCACCCGATATGTCAGTACTGGATGTTGGTTGTGGCAAGGGATTTATGCTTTACGACCTCAGGCAACTCATGTCAGAGTTGACGATCGCAGGCATCGATATTTCTCAGTATGCGATCAAACACAGCAAAGGAGAGGTCAGGCTTTTCTACAGGTTGGAGACACTAAAGCCCTCCCTAGTAGAACCTGATAGCCCTGACCTACAGGCATATGGATGA